A genomic window from Heptranchias perlo isolate sHepPer1 chromosome 20, sHepPer1.hap1, whole genome shotgun sequence includes:
- the LOC137335678 gene encoding zinc finger protein 79-like, with product MEGESTIHSSEKLYTCSVCGRGFSRSSGLSKHKCSHTREKPCKCGDCGKGFSSPSQLETHRRSHTGERPFRCSVCGKTFKESSNLSRHQNIHTGEKPFTCPVCGKGFTQSNHLLRHQRSHTDERPFKCSLCSKRFRHSFHLLTHQRVHTGERPFTCSVCGKGFTQSTNLVEHQWVHREEKPVKCPICGKGFTYSSRLMVHQRVHSGERPFTSSVCGKGLAQSSTLLRHQRVHAGERPFTCNECGKGFTQSSKLLRHQRIHTGERPFTCSVCGKGFTQSSNLLRHQRVHI from the coding sequence atgGAAGGAGAAAGCACCATTCACAGCAGTGAGAAactgtacacgtgttctgtgtgtggacgaggcttcagcCGATCGTCAGGCCTATCGAAACACAAATGCAGTCACACCCGGGAGAAACCGTGTAAATGCGGGGACTGCGGGAAGGGGTTCAGCTccccgtcccagctggaaactcatcgacgcagtcacaccggggagaggccgttcaggtgctccgtgtgtgggaagactTTTAAAGAATCGTCTAACCTTTCCAGACACCAGAacattcacaccggggagaagcCGTTCACCTgccccgtgtgcgggaagggattcactcagtccaaccacctgctgagacaccagcgcaGTCACACCGACGAGAGGCCGTTCAAGTGCTCTCTCTGTTCGAAGAGGTTTAGGCATTCAttccacctgctgacacaccagcgagttcacactggggagaggccgttcacctgctccgtgtgtgggaaggggttcACTCAGTCCACCAACCTGGTGGAACACCAGTGGGTGCACAGAGAAGAGAAACCAGTTAAATGTCCcatttgtgggaagggattcacctaTTCATCCCGCTTGATGGTGCATCAGCGggttcacagtggggagaggccgttcaccagctccgtgtgtgggaagggactcgctcagtcatccaccctgctgagacaccagcgagttcacgctggggagaggccgttcacctgtaaTGAGTGTGGGAAAgggttcactcagtcatccaagctgctgagacaccagcgaattcacactggggagaggccgttcacctgctctgtgtgtgggaagggattcactcagtcatccaacctgctgagacaccagcgagttcacatatga